A part of Antennarius striatus isolate MH-2024 chromosome 21, ASM4005453v1, whole genome shotgun sequence genomic DNA contains:
- the med24 gene encoding mediator of RNA polymerase II transcription subunit 24 isoform X1, whose amino-acid sequence MSRMKVVNLKQAILQAWKERWSDYQWAINIKKNFPKGATWDYLNLAEALMEQAMIGPSPNPLILSYLKYAINSQMVSYSSVLTAISRFDDFSRELCVKSLLEIMDMFCHRLSCYGKAEECIGLCRALLGVVVWLLQGCAWYCERLRELGSSASTEASLRACQERLHNLMDSSKNRALVHIARLEDQGSWSNVEQSVVKVTDALGSVSNQTLRNKLEESVSLVKGIPSMLSVQCDPLQHASFPSVHAFIMLEGTMNLTGEIQPLVEQLIMIKRMQRIPASLFVLEIWKACFTGLIESPEGTEELKWTAFTFLKIPQVLLRLKKYPHGDKGQDFMEDVNIAFQYLLKLTPLLDKADQRCNCDCLGMLLQECHKLGLLSESNTACLTSKRTEDREFAPKLKTAENANIQPNPGLILRAEPTVTNILKTVDADHSKSPDGLLGVLGHMLSGKSLDLLLAAAAATGKLKSFARKFIKLNEFPKHISGEGSKSASIRALLFDISFLMLCHVVQTYGSEVILSDPSPSGETPFFETWLQTCMPEDGKTLNPDHHCFRPEPGKVESLVSLLNNSSEMKLVQVKWHEICLSTPAAILEVLNAWENGVLSVEAVQKITDNIKGKVCSMAICAVAWLVAHVRMLGRDEREKPQTMIRQLVTPLYAENTLQFYNERVIIMSSIMEHMCADVFQQTAATLRPPVEGQEPIPYRNLLPAKDPIHMALSRQFQTVLRKGWVDSKALHLFESLLNMGGVFWFTKNLVKELLKETRQEWANRVVELLYSIFCLDTQQITLTLLGTILPDLLTDSAHWHSLADPPGKALAKLCVWCALSSFSSHHKGSYSARQRKRQREDIEDYNSLFPLDDTQPSKLMRLLSSNDDDPVTLSSPGDRSMSSSLSASQLHTVNMRDPLNRVLANLFLLISSIVGSKMAGPHTQFVQSFMEECVECLEQGSRGSILQFMPFTMVSELVKLPALAKPRVVLAITDLTLPLGRRVAAKAISAL is encoded by the exons atgtcaaG GATGAAGGTAGTTAATTTAAAGCAAGCCATCCTGCAGGCTTGGAAAGAACGTTGGAGTGACTACCAGTGGGCAATAAACATCAAGAAAAACTTCCCAAAGGGGGCAACATGGGACTACCTCAACCTGGCAG AAGCCCTGATGGAGCAGGCGATGATTGGTCCCTCTCCAAACCCACTTATTTTGTCCTACCTAAAATATGCAATAAATTCCCAG ATGGTGTCGTATTCCAGTGTTCTTACTGCCATAAGCAGG TTTGATGATTTTTCCCGTGAGCTGTGTGTCAAGTCGCTCTTGGAAATAATGGACATGTTTTGTCATCGTCTCAG CTGTTATGGGAAAGCAGAGGAATGCATTGGGCTGTGTCGGGCTCTGCTGGGAGTGGTTGTGTGGCTGCTTCAGGGCTGTGCCTGGTACTGCGAGAGGCTGAGAGAACTGGGTTCATCAGCCAGCACAGAGGCCAGTCTGAGGGCGTGCCAGGAGCGGCTTCATAATTTAATGGACAGCAGCAAGAACAGAGCTCTGGTCCACATTGCTCGGCTGGAGGATCAAG GATCCTGGAGTAATGTGGAGCAGTCAGTGGTGAAAGTGACAGATGCCCTTGGCAGTGTATCTAATCAGACACTGAGAAATAAGCTAGAGGAGAGTGTATCACTAGTTAAAGG TATTCCCTCGATGCTGTCTGTGCAGTGTGACCCTCTTCAACACGCCTCTTTCCCATCAGTCCATGCCTTCATCATGCTGGAAGGGACCATGAATCTGACAGGGGAAATACAGCCACTGGTGGAGCAGCTGATAATGATCAAGAGAATGCAG CGAATTCCAGCTTCTCTTTTTGTCCTGGAGATCTGGAAGGCCTGCTTCACTGGCCTCATTGAGTCACCAGAGGGCACAGAGGAACTCAAATGGACTGCCTTCACATTCCTGAAA ATCCCACAAGTTCTGCTACGGTTAAAGAAGTATCCTcatggtgacaaagggcag gACTTCATGGAGGATGTGAATATTGCATTTCAATACCTACTCAAACTCACTCCTCTGCTGGACAAAGCAGATCAGAGATGCAA TTGTGACTGCCTCGGAATGCTCCTTCAGGAGTGTCACAAGCTTGGCCTGCTGTCAGAGTCGAATACAGCCTGCCTCACTTCCAAACG GACCGAGGACAGGGAGTTTGCCCCGAAgctaaaaacagcagaaaatgcTAACATCCAGCCCAACCCAGGTCTAATCCTGAGAGCAGAGCCCACTGTCACTAATATTCTCAAG ACGGTCGATGCAGATCACTCCAAATCACCTGATGGCCTTTTGGGCGTCCTGGGACACATGTTGTCTGGAAAGAGTTTGGATCTGCTcttggcagcagcagcagcaacggGGAAACTCAAATCCTTTGCACGGAAGTTTATCAA ACTGAATGAGTTTCCCAAGCACATCAGCGGTGAAGGAT CCAAGTCTGCATCAATTCGGGCCCTGCTCTTTGACATATCTTTCCTCATGCTCTGCCATGTGGTACAGACATATGGCTCTGAG GTGATCCTGTCTGACCCCAGCCCTTCAGGGGAAACGCCCTTCTTTGAGACGTGGTTGCAGACATGTATGCCTGAGGATGGCAAGACTCTGAATCCGGACCACCATTGCTTTAGACCAGAGCCTGGGAAGGTGGAGAGCCTGGTCAGCCTGCTGAATAACTCCTCAGAGATGAAGCTGGT TCAGGTAAAATGGCATGAAATCTGCCTCAGCACTCCAGCGGCCATCTTGGAAGTTCTTAATGCATGGGAAAATGGTGTTCTCTCTGTAGAAGCGGTTCAG AAAATCACTGACAACATCAAAGGGAAAGTGTGCAGTATGGCAATCTGTGCAGTTGCCTGGCTGGTGGCCCATGTCAGGATGCTGGGGAGGGACGAGAGAGAGAAGCCCCAGACTATGATCCGGCAGCTCGTGACTCCCCTTTATGCCGAGAACACGCTGCAGTTTTACAATGAACG CGTCATCATCATGAGTTCCATCATGGAGCACATGTGTGCCGATGTCTTCCAACAAACGGCCGCGACCCTGCGCCCTCCAGTGGAGGGGCAGGAGCCCATCCCCTACCGCAACCTGCTGCCGGCCAAAGATCCCATCCACATGGCCCTCAGCAGGCAGTTCCAGACGGTGCTGCGCAAAGGCTGGGTGGACAGCAAGGCGCTGCATCTGTTCGAGAGCCTTCTCAACATGGGAGGCGTCTTTTGGTTCACCAAAAATTTGGTCAAG GAATTGCTGAAAGAGACTCGACAGGAATGGGCCAATCGGGTAGTGGAGTTACTCTACAGCATCTTCTGTCTGGACACTCAGCAGATCACCCTCACCCTCCTTGGTACCATACTGCCTGACCTTTTAACAGACTCCGCCCACTGGCACAGCCTGGCAGACCCCCCCGGAAAAGCACTTGCCAA gttgtgtgtgtggtgtgcgctcagctctttctcctctcaCCACAAAGGCTCATATTCAGCCCGGCAGCGCAAACGGCAACGAGAGGATATCGAG GACTACAACAGCCTGTTCCCTTTGGATGACACTCAACCCTCTAAACTCATGCGTCTCCTCAGCTCCAATGACGACGATCCTGTAACCCTTTCCAGTCCAG GCGACCGGTCCATGAGCAGCTCCCTCTCTGCCTCCCAGCTCCACACCGTCAACATGAGGGACCCTCTCAACCGAGTCCTGG CCAACCTTTTCCTCCTCATCTCATCCATCGTGGGCTCCAAGATGGCGGGACCTCACACCCAGTTTGTGCAGAGTTTCATGGAGGAGTGTGTTGAGTGCCTGGAGCAGGGGAGCCGTGGAAGCATCCTGCAGTTCATGCCCTTTACAATG GTTTCTGAGCTGGTCAAACTTCCTGCTCTGGCTAAACCAAGAGTCGTGCTGGCCATCACTGACCTGACGCTGCCGCTGGGTAGGAGAGTAGCTGCCAAAGCCATCTCTGCTTTATGA
- the med24 gene encoding mediator of RNA polymerase II transcription subunit 24 isoform X2: MSRMKVVNLKQAILQAWKERWSDYQWAINIKKNFPKGATWDYLNLAEALMEQAMIGPSPNPLILSYLKYAINSQMVSYSSVLTAISRFDDFSRELCVKSLLEIMDMFCHRLSCYGKAEECIGLCRALLGVVVWLLQGCAWYCERLRELGSSASTEASLRACQERLHNLMDSSKNRALVHIARLEDQGSWSNVEQSVVKVTDALGSVSNQTLRNKLEESVSLVKGIPSMLSVQCDPLQHASFPSVHAFIMLEGTMNLTGEIQPLVEQLIMIKRMQRIPASLFVLEIWKACFTGLIESPEGTEELKWTAFTFLKIPQVLLRLKKYPHGDKGQDFMEDVNIAFQYLLKLTPLLDKADQRCNCDCLGMLLQECHKLGLLSESNTACLTSKREFAPKLKTAENANIQPNPGLILRAEPTVTNILKTVDADHSKSPDGLLGVLGHMLSGKSLDLLLAAAAATGKLKSFARKFIKLNEFPKHISGEGSKSASIRALLFDISFLMLCHVVQTYGSEVILSDPSPSGETPFFETWLQTCMPEDGKTLNPDHHCFRPEPGKVESLVSLLNNSSEMKLVQVKWHEICLSTPAAILEVLNAWENGVLSVEAVQKITDNIKGKVCSMAICAVAWLVAHVRMLGRDEREKPQTMIRQLVTPLYAENTLQFYNERVIIMSSIMEHMCADVFQQTAATLRPPVEGQEPIPYRNLLPAKDPIHMALSRQFQTVLRKGWVDSKALHLFESLLNMGGVFWFTKNLVKELLKETRQEWANRVVELLYSIFCLDTQQITLTLLGTILPDLLTDSAHWHSLADPPGKALAKLCVWCALSSFSSHHKGSYSARQRKRQREDIEDYNSLFPLDDTQPSKLMRLLSSNDDDPVTLSSPGDRSMSSSLSASQLHTVNMRDPLNRVLANLFLLISSIVGSKMAGPHTQFVQSFMEECVECLEQGSRGSILQFMPFTMVSELVKLPALAKPRVVLAITDLTLPLGRRVAAKAISAL; encoded by the exons atgtcaaG GATGAAGGTAGTTAATTTAAAGCAAGCCATCCTGCAGGCTTGGAAAGAACGTTGGAGTGACTACCAGTGGGCAATAAACATCAAGAAAAACTTCCCAAAGGGGGCAACATGGGACTACCTCAACCTGGCAG AAGCCCTGATGGAGCAGGCGATGATTGGTCCCTCTCCAAACCCACTTATTTTGTCCTACCTAAAATATGCAATAAATTCCCAG ATGGTGTCGTATTCCAGTGTTCTTACTGCCATAAGCAGG TTTGATGATTTTTCCCGTGAGCTGTGTGTCAAGTCGCTCTTGGAAATAATGGACATGTTTTGTCATCGTCTCAG CTGTTATGGGAAAGCAGAGGAATGCATTGGGCTGTGTCGGGCTCTGCTGGGAGTGGTTGTGTGGCTGCTTCAGGGCTGTGCCTGGTACTGCGAGAGGCTGAGAGAACTGGGTTCATCAGCCAGCACAGAGGCCAGTCTGAGGGCGTGCCAGGAGCGGCTTCATAATTTAATGGACAGCAGCAAGAACAGAGCTCTGGTCCACATTGCTCGGCTGGAGGATCAAG GATCCTGGAGTAATGTGGAGCAGTCAGTGGTGAAAGTGACAGATGCCCTTGGCAGTGTATCTAATCAGACACTGAGAAATAAGCTAGAGGAGAGTGTATCACTAGTTAAAGG TATTCCCTCGATGCTGTCTGTGCAGTGTGACCCTCTTCAACACGCCTCTTTCCCATCAGTCCATGCCTTCATCATGCTGGAAGGGACCATGAATCTGACAGGGGAAATACAGCCACTGGTGGAGCAGCTGATAATGATCAAGAGAATGCAG CGAATTCCAGCTTCTCTTTTTGTCCTGGAGATCTGGAAGGCCTGCTTCACTGGCCTCATTGAGTCACCAGAGGGCACAGAGGAACTCAAATGGACTGCCTTCACATTCCTGAAA ATCCCACAAGTTCTGCTACGGTTAAAGAAGTATCCTcatggtgacaaagggcag gACTTCATGGAGGATGTGAATATTGCATTTCAATACCTACTCAAACTCACTCCTCTGCTGGACAAAGCAGATCAGAGATGCAA TTGTGACTGCCTCGGAATGCTCCTTCAGGAGTGTCACAAGCTTGGCCTGCTGTCAGAGTCGAATACAGCCTGCCTCACTTCCAAACG GGAGTTTGCCCCGAAgctaaaaacagcagaaaatgcTAACATCCAGCCCAACCCAGGTCTAATCCTGAGAGCAGAGCCCACTGTCACTAATATTCTCAAG ACGGTCGATGCAGATCACTCCAAATCACCTGATGGCCTTTTGGGCGTCCTGGGACACATGTTGTCTGGAAAGAGTTTGGATCTGCTcttggcagcagcagcagcaacggGGAAACTCAAATCCTTTGCACGGAAGTTTATCAA ACTGAATGAGTTTCCCAAGCACATCAGCGGTGAAGGAT CCAAGTCTGCATCAATTCGGGCCCTGCTCTTTGACATATCTTTCCTCATGCTCTGCCATGTGGTACAGACATATGGCTCTGAG GTGATCCTGTCTGACCCCAGCCCTTCAGGGGAAACGCCCTTCTTTGAGACGTGGTTGCAGACATGTATGCCTGAGGATGGCAAGACTCTGAATCCGGACCACCATTGCTTTAGACCAGAGCCTGGGAAGGTGGAGAGCCTGGTCAGCCTGCTGAATAACTCCTCAGAGATGAAGCTGGT TCAGGTAAAATGGCATGAAATCTGCCTCAGCACTCCAGCGGCCATCTTGGAAGTTCTTAATGCATGGGAAAATGGTGTTCTCTCTGTAGAAGCGGTTCAG AAAATCACTGACAACATCAAAGGGAAAGTGTGCAGTATGGCAATCTGTGCAGTTGCCTGGCTGGTGGCCCATGTCAGGATGCTGGGGAGGGACGAGAGAGAGAAGCCCCAGACTATGATCCGGCAGCTCGTGACTCCCCTTTATGCCGAGAACACGCTGCAGTTTTACAATGAACG CGTCATCATCATGAGTTCCATCATGGAGCACATGTGTGCCGATGTCTTCCAACAAACGGCCGCGACCCTGCGCCCTCCAGTGGAGGGGCAGGAGCCCATCCCCTACCGCAACCTGCTGCCGGCCAAAGATCCCATCCACATGGCCCTCAGCAGGCAGTTCCAGACGGTGCTGCGCAAAGGCTGGGTGGACAGCAAGGCGCTGCATCTGTTCGAGAGCCTTCTCAACATGGGAGGCGTCTTTTGGTTCACCAAAAATTTGGTCAAG GAATTGCTGAAAGAGACTCGACAGGAATGGGCCAATCGGGTAGTGGAGTTACTCTACAGCATCTTCTGTCTGGACACTCAGCAGATCACCCTCACCCTCCTTGGTACCATACTGCCTGACCTTTTAACAGACTCCGCCCACTGGCACAGCCTGGCAGACCCCCCCGGAAAAGCACTTGCCAA gttgtgtgtgtggtgtgcgctcagctctttctcctctcaCCACAAAGGCTCATATTCAGCCCGGCAGCGCAAACGGCAACGAGAGGATATCGAG GACTACAACAGCCTGTTCCCTTTGGATGACACTCAACCCTCTAAACTCATGCGTCTCCTCAGCTCCAATGACGACGATCCTGTAACCCTTTCCAGTCCAG GCGACCGGTCCATGAGCAGCTCCCTCTCTGCCTCCCAGCTCCACACCGTCAACATGAGGGACCCTCTCAACCGAGTCCTGG CCAACCTTTTCCTCCTCATCTCATCCATCGTGGGCTCCAAGATGGCGGGACCTCACACCCAGTTTGTGCAGAGTTTCATGGAGGAGTGTGTTGAGTGCCTGGAGCAGGGGAGCCGTGGAAGCATCCTGCAGTTCATGCCCTTTACAATG GTTTCTGAGCTGGTCAAACTTCCTGCTCTGGCTAAACCAAGAGTCGTGCTGGCCATCACTGACCTGACGCTGCCGCTGGGTAGGAGAGTAGCTGCCAAAGCCATCTCTGCTTTATGA
- the csf3a gene encoding colony stimulating factor 3 (granulocyte) a isoform X2, whose product MIFAIPCYMASLARSAPVPQRSALVEDPEFVDIVQISNSLTTKILMSIPDAHDSSIRSKALQLNSPENSKFEQIALEIGIHSAPQLRAVSESFSLEACLRSMCEGLQLHQALLKSVTPRLQNGDKVKDLLPDIRDLVIQINKMLKMVQGEALVQPTPTPMTLNLPGDYEVQIAAHLTLVQLQSFGQDMVRVLRNLVPNDEETQS is encoded by the exons ATGA TCTTCGCCATTCCCTGCTACATGGCTTCGCTCGCCCGAAGCGCGCCAGTGCCGCAGAGGAGCGCACTTGTTGAGGATCCGGAATTCGTGGACATCGTGCAGATCAGTAACAGTTTAACCACGAAGATCCTGATGTCCATTCCCGACGCGCACGACTCATCCATCCGTTCCAAG GCCCTGCAGCTCAACTCCCCAGAAAATAGCAAATTTGAGCAGATTGCACTTGAAATTGGTATCCACTCTGCTCCTCAACTCAGAGCCGTGTCGGAAAGCTTCTCTCTG GAGGCCTGTTTGAGAAGCATGTGTGAGGGTCTCCAGCTGCACCAGGCCTTACTGAAATCTGTCACCCCTCGCCTGCAGAATGGAGACAAGGTGAAGGATTTACTGCCTGACATCAGAGATCTGGTCATTCAGATCAATAAG ATGCTGAAAATGGTCCAAGGAGAAGCTCTGGTTCAACCCACACCGACCCCTATGACCTTAAATCTACCAGGAGACTATGAGGTTCAGATCGCAGCCCACCTGACACTGGTGCAGCTCCAGTCCTTCGGGCAGGACATGGTTCGCGTCCTCAGGAACCTGGTTCCAAACGATGAGGAGACACAGAGCTGA
- the csf3a gene encoding colony stimulating factor 3 (granulocyte) a isoform X1, whose product MNIVIVFAIPCYMASLARSAPVPQRSALVEDPEFVDIVQISNSLTTKILMSIPDAHDSSIRSKALQLNSPENSKFEQIALEIGIHSAPQLRAVSESFSLEACLRSMCEGLQLHQALLKSVTPRLQNGDKVKDLLPDIRDLVIQINKMLKMVQGEALVQPTPTPMTLNLPGDYEVQIAAHLTLVQLQSFGQDMVRVLRNLVPNDEETQS is encoded by the exons ATGAACATCGTGATTG TCTTCGCCATTCCCTGCTACATGGCTTCGCTCGCCCGAAGCGCGCCAGTGCCGCAGAGGAGCGCACTTGTTGAGGATCCGGAATTCGTGGACATCGTGCAGATCAGTAACAGTTTAACCACGAAGATCCTGATGTCCATTCCCGACGCGCACGACTCATCCATCCGTTCCAAG GCCCTGCAGCTCAACTCCCCAGAAAATAGCAAATTTGAGCAGATTGCACTTGAAATTGGTATCCACTCTGCTCCTCAACTCAGAGCCGTGTCGGAAAGCTTCTCTCTG GAGGCCTGTTTGAGAAGCATGTGTGAGGGTCTCCAGCTGCACCAGGCCTTACTGAAATCTGTCACCCCTCGCCTGCAGAATGGAGACAAGGTGAAGGATTTACTGCCTGACATCAGAGATCTGGTCATTCAGATCAATAAG ATGCTGAAAATGGTCCAAGGAGAAGCTCTGGTTCAACCCACACCGACCCCTATGACCTTAAATCTACCAGGAGACTATGAGGTTCAGATCGCAGCCCACCTGACACTGGTGCAGCTCCAGTCCTTCGGGCAGGACATGGTTCGCGTCCTCAGGAACCTGGTTCCAAACGATGAGGAGACACAGAGCTGA